Proteins encoded within one genomic window of Triticum aestivum cultivar Chinese Spring chromosome 2D, IWGSC CS RefSeq v2.1, whole genome shotgun sequence:
- the LOC123049491 gene encoding disease resistance protein RGA5: protein MKQKIVIQLSMSCDKSRSKALTLAAKAAGVTSMGITGDARDQLEVVGDGVDPVCLVSCLRKKLGHAQIVKVEEVKKPEEKKKDEPKPAVPVHPPPYYFYPPSSYYHHQYPLYF, encoded by the exons ATGAAG CAAAAGATTGTCATCCAGTTGAGCATGTCGTGCGACAAAAGCCGGTCGAAAGCACTGACGCTGGCCGCCAAAGCAGCCGGGGTGACGTCCATGGGGATAACTGGAGACGCCAGGGACCAGCTGGAGGTGGTCGGCGACGGCGTCGACCCGGTGTGCCTTGTCAGCTGCCTCCGCAAGAAGCTTGGCCACGCCCAAATCGTCAAGGtggaggaagtgaagaagccggaggagaagaagaaggatgaGCCGAAGCCGGCAGTACCCGTGCACCCGCCGCCGTACTACTTCTACCCGCCCAGCTCCTACTACCACCACCAGTACCCGCTATACTTCTGA